In a single window of the Balaenoptera acutorostrata chromosome 3, mBalAcu1.1, whole genome shotgun sequence genome:
- the C3H14orf132 gene encoding uncharacterized protein C14orf132 homolog codes for MDLSFMAAQLPMMGGAFMDSPNEDFSTEYSLFNSSTNVHAASNGQGQPEEPPRSSNDAVLLWIAIIATLGNIVVVGVVYAFTF; via the coding sequence CTGCCCATGATGGGAGGCGCCTTCATGGACTCGCCCAACGAGGACTTCAGCACCGAGTACTCCCTCTTTAACTCCTCCACCAACGTGCACGCGGCCTCCAACGGCCAAGGTCAGCCAGAGGAGCCGCCAAGGTCCTCCAACGACGCCGTCCTGCTCTGGATCGCCATCATAGCGACGCTGGGGAACATTGTCGTGGTGGGGGTGGTGTATGCCTTCACCTTCTGA